From Oncorhynchus mykiss isolate Arlee chromosome 25, USDA_OmykA_1.1, whole genome shotgun sequence, a single genomic window includes:
- the itpk1b gene encoding inositol-tetrakisphosphate 1-kinase isoform X2 has protein sequence MQDKRICSPPFMVLNTECGPDTLEQIEKHGLTFPFICKTRVAHGTNSHEMAIIFSEEDLKGVKPPCVIQSFINHNAVLYKVFVVGESYTLVERPSLKNFPAGPADRKAIFFNSHNVSKPESSSDLTSRDNVEGVSQPPSDDVIRELSRSLRQELGVSLFGIDVIINNLTGQHAVIDINSFPGYEGVPEFFNDLLTHITSVLQANSADSPPASGQPKGLVSTAPSLTPTPGSPGCCSMLGKEASSSPWIVEADGNLKGPRQRLGCNSAMSPNFQQHCVSTIATKASSQ, from the exons ATAAGAGGATCTGCTCTCCCCCATTCATGGTTCTGAACACTGAGTGTGGTCCAGACACGCTGGAGCAGATTGAGAAGCATGGACTCACATTCCCCTTTA TTTGCAAAACACGAGTAGCCCATGGAACCAACTCCCACGAG ATGGCCATCATTTTCAGTGAGGAGGACCTGAAGGGCGTGAAGCCTCCATGTGTGATCCAGAGCTTCATCAACCACAACGCGGTGCTCTACAAGGTGTTTGTTGTGGGGGAGTCCTACACGCTGGTGGAGAGACCCTCCCTGAAGAACTTCCCCGCTGGACCAGCAG ACAGAAAAGCAATTTTCTTCAACAGCCACAATGTATCAAAGCCAGAGTCCTCTTCAGACCTGACATCT AGGGACAACGTGGAGGGGGTCTCCCAGCCACCCAGTGATGATGTCATCAGAGAGTTGTCCAGGTCCTTGCGACAGGAGTTGGGCGTGTCCTTGTTTGGCATTGACGTCATCATCAACAACCTTACGGGCCAACACGCCGTCATCGACATCAATTCATTCCCTG GTTACGAGGGTGTCCCAGAGTTCTTCAACGATCTCCTGACCCACATCACCAGTGTGCTCCAAGCTAACTCCGCTGACAGCCCCCCAGCCAGCGGGCAGCCCAAAGGCCTGGTATCCACAGCCCCcagcctaaccccaacccctgGCTCCCCAGGCTGCTGCAGCATGCTGGGGAAGGAGGCCAGCAGCAGCCCCTGGATCGTGGAGGCGGATGGGAACCTGAAGGGCCCCCGCCAGAGACTGGGCTGTAACTCAGCCATGTCCCCCAACTTCCAGCAACACTGTGTTTCCACGATAGCCACCAAGGCTTCCTCCCAATGA